From the genome of Actinomycetota bacterium:
AATTAATAATAGGTTAGAAAGAAAGATGAATAAAATTAAAAAGCATCTAAAGTTAGGATAGTTGAGGAAATATAAGTATGAAAATTAAAGAATTGATAAAAAAATGTGAATCCCAGGAAATTGAATTTAAGAAATCCTTAGCAGAAAGGAAGGAAATTCTTAAAACAATTTCAGCATTTGCGAACTCTAAAGGGGGAAAGATTTTTGTTGGAATAGAAGAAAATAAAAATGGTTCAGTAAAGGAGATTATTGGAATGGAAATCAGGGGGAGGGAGATTGAAAACCTAAGCAATGAAATTAAACAGAACACAGATCCAGTGATATTTCCCTCCATTGATCTAGAGGAATTAAAAGGAAAAACTCTTCTGATTATTGAAGTAAAGGAGAGTCCAGTAAAACCAGTGTTTGCTAAGATAGATAGAATTCCTGTAGCATTTAGAAGAGTTGGAAGAGTAAACCAGAAAATAACAGCTAATGAATTAAGAAGAATGATTTCAGAAGGAAAGGAATTTTTATGGGATTCTCAGGTTTGTGAGGATGCAATATTAGATGATATAGATGAAGAAAAAGTGAGATGGTTTTTGAGAAAAGCAAAAGCAGAAAGAAATTTAGATATTGACTCCGAAACTCCTGTAAAAGAAGCTCTTGAGAGATTAAAACTATATAAAGATGAAGGGTTGACCAATGCTGCTGTTCTGCTCTTTGGCAAAGAACCAACAAATTTTTTCTTACATGCAAAAATAAGATGTGCCAGATTCAAGGGAACAGATACCCATGATTATATTGATATGAAAGTATTTGAAAATACAATCCCTCAATTAAGAGAAGAATCCCTGAAATTTATTATGCAGCATATAAAGCACGGAATTTTCTTTGATGAAAACAGGAGATATGATAGATGGGAATACCCTATTAGAGCGTTAGAGGAGGTATTGAGTAATGCATTGGCACATAGAGAATATAATACTTCTGCACAAACCCAATTATCTATTTTTGATGATAGGATAGAAGTGTGGAATCCCGGGGAATTGCCTGATCCATTAACTCCTGAAGATCTAAAAAGAAAACATAGATCAATACCAAGAAACCCATTGATTGCTAATGGGCTATTTTTGATTAAATATATTGAACAATGGGGTAAAGGAACAAACAGAGTTATTGAAAGACTGATAGAACAACAATTAGATGAACCATTATTTCAAAATTTATCCGGAGGATTTGAAGTTATTATTTATGGTCCTGGCAAGAAATTTGAAGAAGAAATTGAGAGGGAAAAATTTCATATACTGGACATAAATGATAGACAAAAAAAGGCAATAGTGTATGTTAAAGAAAAAGGCAGCATAACCAAGAGAGAGTATATGAAAATGAATAAAGTGTCTGATAAAACCGCCTATTTAGAGTTAAAAGACCTTTTACTAAAAGACATATTCAATAGGGTGGGGATTGGAAGGTCAACAAGATATGTTGTGAAATAGGTGAAGTATTGAAAAGGTATTGAAAAGGTATTGAAAAATTATAACAGAAGTGAATGACAAAGGGTTCATATTACATCTTACATAATTCTGAAATAATTCCGAAATAAAATATGATAATTAAAAAATATAATTAAACGAGAAGGAATTGGTAGAGGGATTTATTATGTTTTGAAATAATGCGACGCAAATGCGACGGAATAAAGAATGAAAAAATAACTTTAGAAATTAGTGATAGTCTTTATGAAAAATTGATAGAAATAAGGGAATTAGAATCAGAAGTTGGTGGATTAAAAATAGAACCATTAGAAAAATAAATAATTGAAACTTTATAAATTGCTTTATATGAAATAGAGGAAGAAAAGAGAATTTTTTGATGTGCAATTATATTTCTTAAATCATTGAGCAAATCAGCAATTTCAGAAAATCTAAAACCATTCTTAACAACATCAACAAAATTTTCTAAATAAAATTTGAAACCA
Proteins encoded in this window:
- a CDS encoding putative DNA binding domain-containing protein: MKIKELIKKCESQEIEFKKSLAERKEILKTISAFANSKGGKIFVGIEENKNGSVKEIIGMEIRGREIENLSNEIKQNTDPVIFPSIDLEELKGKTLLIIEVKESPVKPVFAKIDRIPVAFRRVGRVNQKITANELRRMISEGKEFLWDSQVCEDAILDDIDEEKVRWFLRKAKAERNLDIDSETPVKEALERLKLYKDEGLTNAAVLLFGKEPTNFFLHAKIRCARFKGTDTHDYIDMKVFENTIPQLREESLKFIMQHIKHGIFFDENRRYDRWEYPIRALEEVLSNALAHREYNTSAQTQLSIFDDRIEVWNPGELPDPLTPEDLKRKHRSIPRNPLIANGLFLIKYIEQWGKGTNRVIERLIEQQLDEPLFQNLSGGFEVIIYGPGKKFEEEIEREKFHILDINDRQKKAIVYVKEKGSITKREYMKMNKVSDKTAYLELKDLLLKDIFNRVGIGRSTRYVVK